ACTATCGAGCGTTGGGGCTTCGATATCGAAGTGCTGGCTTTGGCCCGGGCGTTAGATTATCGGATCGAAATTATTCCGGCGCACTGGATCAACGACGAGTGCAGCCATGTGCGAGCGGCGGATTACCTACGCGTGTTGACCGACACGTTAAAAGTGCGGCGCAACTTTCTCGCCGGCAAATACGATTGCTGAGCAACGACGAATTCGCGCGACGGCTCTAGTGCGGCAGCAGGCTGCCCATCCAACTGACTGCCAGGCCGATGGCGAGAAAAACCAGCGTCATGGGATTGCGCTGCTCGATGCGGTGCACCTGGGGCAAGATGTCGGCGGTGGCGATGGCTAAAAAAGTCCCGGCGGAAATGCCGATCACCACGGCGATGTTTTCCGGCGACAAGGAACGGAAAAACAAATAGGCGATGATTGCGCCGATCGGCGTCGTCAGTGAGAACAGCAGGTTCAGCCAACCGACTCGGCGCCGTTGCCAACCGGCGGCAAGTAGGATCGACGAGATCGACATGCTGTCGGGAATCTTGTGAATGATCACGGCGAACAAGACCACTGGACCGATTTGCGGCAAAATTAATCCGGCGCCCAGCGCGATGCCGTCGAGCAAGCTATGCAGCGAGATGCCGAGAAACGCCGGGATGCCCATCTGATGAATGTCGCAGCCAAATTCTTCGCAGGCGTGGACGAAGACGAAGCGCTCCATGACGAAGATCAATAGAAAGCCCGCCAAGATCGGCCAGCCGAGAGCGTCGTTCAAGACCCGGCCAGTTTCCGGCAGCATGTGAAAGAACACGGCGCCGAGCAAAACCCCGGCGCTGAAGCTCAACAGCAGCGCTAACGCCCGTTGCGACAGCGCTTTGAGCAGCGGCAAGAAGCCGCCGAGCAAAGAGATGAACATGACGGTGGGTAAGTAGATTGCTAAAGTCGCCATGAAATTTCGCCAGCCGTGGACGCTAACACAGGCTTATAGGCGTAGCAAACCAGGAGAGCGGTGGGAGGCGGCCAAGCGGCGTCACGGCGCTTGTGCGGATAATTTTCATTGCTCCGAAATGACCTGCATGCTAATTCAATGAATCACTACGTACGAGGAGATTTGATGATGAAGAATTTTTTGTTCGGTTTGATTGGATTGAGCTTAGTGGCGGGTTGCGCGGCGTTGGAGCCGGGGCAACGAGCCAGCGCCGATCTCAAGGACAAGGATGGCAAGACCGTCGCGACGGCGATGCTGAGTGAACGGCAGGGCGGTGTGCACGTGCACTTGGAAGCGAAAGGGCTCACGCCGGGATCCCACGCCGTTCATGTCCATGCGGTGGGTAAATGCGAAGGGCCGGCATTTACCAGCGCCGGCGGTCATTTCAATCCGGGAAGCAAGAAGCATGGTCTGAAGAGCCCCGATGGCCCTCACGCCGGCGACTTGCCGAACATGACGGTCGAGAAAGACGGCAGCGGACGCTTCGAAGCGACCACCGACCGCTTTACGCTACGCGCTGGTCCGTTGTCCGTGTTTGACGCCGATGGCAGTGCCTTGATGATTCACGCCGGCACTGACGATAACGTCACCGATCCTACCGGCAACGCCGGCGACCGGGCGGCCTGCGGTCTGATCGTCGCGCGCTAAATTTTTTACAAATAGTGCAGCCTAGCCTGACCCTGGGCTAGGCTGCGTTCGGCTTGGGCGATGCGTTCCATCGTGCCGAGATCCTGCCAGAATCCTTCGAAGCAAAATCCGTAGAGCGGTTCGCCGGCGCGCAGCATTTTCGGATAGGTTTGCCGCGTCGTGCTGAATTTTTCCACCACGCCGTGGCTGTCCATATAGTCGAAAATTTTTGGTTGTAAAATCTGTACGCCGGTGAACATCAGTTTGCGCATCGTTCCCGTCGACGGTGGGTCAATCCTGCTGTCGAGAAAGCGGCAAATTTTTCCCGCGCCGTCGATGTCCATGGACCCGTAGCGATCGGCGTCGGCATCGGGCCGCAGCACCAACGTCGCGCTGGCTTGGTTTTTTTTGTGAAACCTAACCACCTCGGCGAGGTTGACGTCGATCAACGCGTCGGTGTTGATGACGATGAACGTATCGTCTTGGAGAAAGCGTCGGGCTTTGCGCAGTCCGCCGCCGGTGTCGAGCAGTTCCGCTTCATGGGAATAGCTGATGCGTAGGCCGAGTTTGCCGCCGTCGCCGAGATGATTTTCCATTTGCCCGCCGAAGTGGTGCAGGTTGATGACGATTTCTTCGATGCCGTAATGGCGCAGCAGCAATAGCGCGTACTCGATCATCGGCCGGCCCGCCACCGGCACCAGCGCTTTGGGTTTGCCGTCGGTGATCGGCCGCAGCCGGGTGCCTTGGCCGGCGGCGAGCACCATCGCTTTCATGACCGGCCTCGGGATCGGGGAAGGCAGTAGGCAGTAGGCAATAGGCAATAGCTCGGATTTGGAATGACATTTCTACTTATGCATTCTGCAATATGCATTCTGCATTGTTTTTCTACAGGCGTCCCGGTCACAGCATCGCCTCGAAGTGCTCGAGCAGCAGCGGCAGGATCTTTTGGGTTTGCGCGGTTTGCATCAGGTTGCGCTGGAGCCGGCGTACGGTCGGCGGCACGAACTTCATGTAGCCGGGTTTGCCTTTGACGATATCGAGATAATAAAAGCGCCCGACCACTTTGAGATCGCGCTGGATCGCCGACAGGCGATAGACTTCGCTGAACTCATCGAATGCCGGCGTGTTGGCTTCCAGTTCCCGTTTGCGTTCGAAGTAGTAACGCACCAGTTGGGCTTCGAGCTCGGGGCGAATCACGCTGTCGGTGATCCGGTCGTTGAGCAGCGACGCCAGATCGTACGGCGCCGGCGCCAACAAGGCGTCTTGAAAATCGATGACCCGCACTTGCTCGTCGCGGATCATCAGGTTCCAGCTATGATAGTCGCGATGGCTGAGATAGCCCGGCTGGCTATCCAAGATCGCCGCGATGTCGGTAAAAGTTTTTCTCAGCGCTGCGATTGTCGACGCGGCGGCCTTCGCTCCCGGTCGTTTGACTAGGCCCCACTCGATGAAATGTTCGAACTCCCAGAGATAGAGTTTGGCGTCGAAGCGCTGCTGAAAGGCGACGCAGCCATCGTCGCGTTGGCGCGTGCCGCGCAATTGTAGATTCAACAACTCGTCGATCGCTCGGCGATACCAAATGACGACTTCACCGTCGGCCAATCCTTGCACCCGATCCCAGAGCGCGGTGTCGCCGAGATCTTCGAGAAATAGCAGCCCTTCGTCGGGCCAGTGGCCGAAGAGCTCGGGCACTTTGGTGCCGATGGCGCTGAGAAAACGATGGACGTTTAGAAACGGCAATTCTTTGGGCGGGTCTTTGAAGATCGCCAACTCCTCGCTCGAAAGCGGCAGCGCGCTGCCGGCAGGCAATTCCATGACGATCATCGTTGCCGGCACTTTTTCGCCGCTCAACTGAACACGATAGTAGCGCCGGCTGGAAGCGTCGCCGGCCAGGGCCGTGACCGCAGTGAGCGCCGTGGCGGCACTGAACGCTTGGCTGATTTTCGCCGCGACGCGCTCTGTGATCGTTTCTGTCAATGTCGGCCTGCTGAAGAGTTCCGCTGGTCTGGATACGATTGGATTCTAAGCTGCGCTGGCGCATCGCTGGCGACCGCCGGCGATTAGACTTCTCACCAGCCGTTGAAGCCGACGGTGATTTTACCGGCGTCGACGATGACCGGCACACGGCGCCGGCCGTTGGTCAATTTCAACATGCGCTCCAGGTCGGCGTCGTCTTCGAGCACGTTGATGTATTCGAACGGGATCTTACGCCGGGAGAAGTCCGCACGGGCTCCCGAAGTGAACTGTCAAAGATCCTGACCGAAGATGAGAATTTTTTCGTCCATTTTTTGCTTGCTGCCTTTGATCAAAAATAAGGAGCTTGGCGTTAAATTGCAAGTGACTCTCAGGCTATGTTACCTTCGAAAGAATTTATTGTCGCCGATTGACCGACGGAGAGAAAATTGTGTCGATTCCCATCGCCATCGCCCAGATCAACCCCAAGCTTGGAGACCTGCACGCCAATCTAGCGCTCTACGAAGAGAAGATTCGCCAGGGAGTCAAAGACCATGCAGCCCTGCTGTTGTTTCCCGAATTGAGCCTCACCGGCTACTTCCTGCGCGATACCGTGCCGAGTGTGGCGCTGCTGGCGGATTCGCCCGAGATGGCTACGCTCAAAAAATTGAGCCGTGAATTGCCTTTCGTCGCGGGACTCGTCGAAGAAAGCGCCGATCATCGCTTTTTCAATTCGGCGGTTTACTTCGAGGACGGCGAGATTCGCCACGTGCACCGAAAAGTTTATTTGCCGACCTACGGCATGTTCGACGAACAACGTTACTTCGCCAGGGGCGACCGGGTGCGCGCCTTCGATTCCAAATTCGGCCGCTTGGCGCTGTTGATCTGCGAGGATCTCTGGCATCCGTCGACGATCTATCTCGCCGCCCTCGACGGCGCCCTGGCGGTGATTTGCCCCTCGGCGAGCCCGCTGCGCGGCGTCGTCGATGGCCAGGTCCAGGACGACAACGCGCGCTATTGGGAAATGATCAACTGCGCCTATGCCGAGACCTACAGCGTGTTCATGATTTACGGCAATCGCTGCGGTTTCGAAGACGGTGTCGGCTTTTGGGGCGGCTCTGAGATCGTCGATCCCTTCGGTCAGCGGGTCGCCAAGGCGAAATATTACGACGAAGATTTCATCGTCGCCGAGGTCGCCATGGAAGCGGTGCGGCGCAAGCGCACCATGGCGCCGCTGCTGCGCGATGAGGATTTGGATTTGACGATCAACGAGCTGATGCGTATCCGCGAGCGGCCGGCGGCGCAGCCGCAACCAAAGGGAAGAAGAGAATTAACCGCAAAAAGCGCAAAGGGCGCAAAAAAGATTTCCAAATTGTAGGGGCAAGCCCCTGTGGTTACCCATTTGCCTGTCGGTTGCACGCTGATAACTGATCGCTGATCCATGATTCAAATTCCCACCAACACGACATTGTTGCGCGCGATCCTCACCGGCTTTATTCGCAACGAAGTTCACAAGACCGGACTCAAGCGCGCCATCGTCGGCTTGTCCGGCGGCGTCGATTCGGCGCTCAGCGCCATGCTGGCGGCGGAAGCGCTCGGCGCGGATAATGTGCTGGCGATCTTAATGCCCTACCAGACTTCCAATCCCGAGAGCCGGGCCCACGCCGAGCTGGTGGTGCAGCAGAGCGGCATCGTCTCGCTGCTGGTCGAGATCACGCCGCAGATCGACGCTTACTTCGCGAAGTTTCCCGACGCCGATGCGCGCCGACGCGGCAACAAGATGGCGCGCGAACGCATGACGATTCTCTACGACCACTCAGCGCGTTGGAATGGCTTGGTCATCGGCACCAGCAACAAGACCGAGCTGCTGCTCGGTTATGGCACGCTGCACGGCGACATGGCTTCGGCAATCAATCCGCTGGGCGATCTTTATAAGACTCAAGTTTGGGCTCTGGCCGAGGCCCTTGGCGTACCGCTCGCGATCGTCAATAAAGAGCCGTCGGCGGATCTCTGGGCCGGCCAAACCGACGAAGGCGAGCTCGGCTTCAGCTACCGCGAAGTCGACAAGCTGCTCTATCTCATGGTCGATCAGCGCTACACCAAGCCCGAACTGATCGCCGCCGGTTTTGCCGAACGCTTCGTCGACGATATCGCACTGCGGATCATGAATTCGCAATTCAAACGCCGCCTGCCGGTGATTGCGAAAGTATCGCAGCGTACGATTGATAGAGATTTTCGCTATTCCAGAGACTGGGGAAAATAATGGTCGAGGATGGCGGATCGAGGATCGAAGATCGCGCTATTCTCTATCGTCGATCCGCCATCCTCGACCCGCTTGTGGGGCTCTAAATGGCGGGGCTGCTCTACATCGTCCCCACGCCGATCGGCAACCTCGAAGACATCACGCTGCGGGCGCTGCGGATTCTCAAGGAAGTCGATGTGATCGCGGCGGAGGATACCCGCCATACGCGTCATCTGTTGACCCACTACGGTATCACCACGGCGCTCACCAGTTATCACGAGCACAACGAGCGCGAGAAGGCGGCGGCGCTGATCGAGCGGATTCAAAACGGCGCTAGCGTGGCGTTGGTTTCCGACGCCGGCACGCCGGCGATCGCCGATCCGGGATTTCGTCTGGTGTGCGAGGCGATTCGCAGAGGCGTGCAAGTGATCGCCCTGCCCGGCGCTTGCGCCATGGCGACGGTGTTGAGCGCCAGCGGATTGCCGACGGATCGCTTTCAGTTCGAAGGCTTTTTGCCGGCGAAAAAATCCGAACGCAAGACCAAGCTGCAAGCGCTGCGCGACGGCGCGGCGACGCTGGTTTTTTACGAAGCGCCGCATCGCTTGCTCGAAACCCTCGGCGATCTGCAACAGATCCTTGGCGAGCGCCAAATCGTCGTCGCCCGCGAGGTGAGCAAGCTTCATGAAGAGTTTCTGCGCGGCACGGTGGGCGAAGTGATCGGCCAGCTTGGGGATCGCGAGATCAAAGGTGAAATCACCCTGGTCGTGCACGGCTCGAGCGGCGAAGCGCAAGTTTCCGAGCAGCAGTTGCGAGTTGAGATTAGTAAACTCAGCAGCGCGGGTACCGGCGTCAAGGAGATCGCCGAAATGCTCGGCGAGCGCTACGGCTTGTCCAAGCGCGAAGTTTATCGCCTGGCGTTGGAGAGTAAGAGCTTAAAAAAGTCGGAATGATTGCGCGGCCGAATAGCAATTGCGGTTGGCATAGAAGGGCGTATGCAATACGCCCCTACGAGCGCCGGATGGTGAAGCCGTGAAAATCATTTCTCGCCGATTCCCAGCGGACTTCGACATCGGTCACACGCGCGCCGTCGGGGCCTTGGCGGCACCAGGCGATTAACTCTTCGAGCTTGTGCTTGGCGCCTTCGGCGACGGCTTCCACGGTGCCGTCGGCACAGTTCATTACCCAGCCGGTTAAGCCGAGTTTCTCCGCCTCCTGGAGCGCCGACGCGCGATAGTACACGCCTTGGACACGGCCGTGAATTTTTAGCTGCACGCGAGCCGCGCTAGTTGTTTAGGCCATCATCATACCGGCATTTTTTAGCCCACGCGCGGGGCCCGCGCAAGCGCGCTAACCCGCGATAAATTAATTTGACAAGCGACCGGCGATTTTTGTAGGCTGGCGCCGTTTTGCATGGGTCCGGTTACCGAAGAGCGCGCCGACAGGTTCCCGTCGTTGAGACCCGTTTGAGGCCTGCCCTTTGGCTACGTCTTTCCCCTGGGGAGTATGAGCAATCGTCGATTCAACTAGGAGGGCCAGAGGATGGGAGCAAAATTATACGTCGGCAATCTTCCCTACAACGTAACGGAAGAACGCCTGCAGC
The nucleotide sequence above comes from Deltaproteobacteria bacterium. Encoded proteins:
- a CDS encoding transporter, Zip family protein, producing the protein MATLAIYLPTVMFISLLGGFLPLLKALSQRALALLLSFSAGVLLGAVFFHMLPETGRVLNDALGWPILAGFLLIFVMERFVFVHACEEFGCDIHQMGIPAFLGISLHSLLDGIALGAGLILPQIGPVVLFAVIIHKIPDSMSISSILLAAGWQRRRVGWLNLLFSLTTPIGAIIAYLFFRSLSPENIAVVIGISAGTFLAIATADILPQVHRIEQRNPMTLVFLAIGLAVSWMGSLLPH
- a CDS encoding superoxide dismutase family protein produces the protein MMKNFLFGLIGLSLVAGCAALEPGQRASADLKDKDGKTVATAMLSERQGGVHVHLEAKGLTPGSHAVHVHAVGKCEGPAFTSAGGHFNPGSKKHGLKSPDGPHAGDLPNMTVEKDGSGRFEATTDRFTLRAGPLSVFDADGSALMIHAGTDDNVTDPTGNAGDRAACGLIVAR
- a CDS encoding NDP-sugar synthase; this encodes MKAMVLAAGQGTRLRPITDGKPKALVPVAGRPMIEYALLLLRHYGIEEIVINLHHFGGQMENHLGDGGKLGLRISYSHEAELLDTGGGLRKARRFLQDDTFIVINTDALIDVNLAEVVRFHKKNQASATLVLRPDADADRYGSMDIDGAGKICRFLDSRIDPPSTGTMRKLMFTGVQILQPKIFDYMDSHGVVEKFSTTRQTYPKMLRAGEPLYGFCFEGFWQDLGTMERIAQAERSLAQGQARLHYL
- a CDS encoding carbon-nitrogen hydrolase; protein product: MSIPIAIAQINPKLGDLHANLALYEEKIRQGVKDHAALLLFPELSLTGYFLRDTVPSVALLADSPEMATLKKLSRELPFVAGLVEESADHRFFNSAVYFEDGEIRHVHRKVYLPTYGMFDEQRYFARGDRVRAFDSKFGRLALLICEDLWHPSTIYLAALDGALAVICPSASPLRGVVDGQVQDDNARYWEMINCAYAETYSVFMIYGNRCGFEDGVGFWGGSEIVDPFGQRVAKAKYYDEDFIVAEVAMEAVRRKRTMAPLLRDEDLDLTINELMRIRERPAAQPQPKGRRELTAKSAKGAKKISKL
- a CDS encoding NAD+ synthase codes for the protein MIQIPTNTTLLRAILTGFIRNEVHKTGLKRAIVGLSGGVDSALSAMLAAEALGADNVLAILMPYQTSNPESRAHAELVVQQSGIVSLLVEITPQIDAYFAKFPDADARRRGNKMARERMTILYDHSARWNGLVIGTSNKTELLLGYGTLHGDMASAINPLGDLYKTQVWALAEALGVPLAIVNKEPSADLWAGQTDEGELGFSYREVDKLLYLMVDQRYTKPELIAAGFAERFVDDIALRIMNSQFKRRLPVIAKVSQRTIDRDFRYSRDWGK
- the rsmI gene encoding 16S rRNA (cytidine(1402)-2'-O)-methyltransferase; protein product: MAGLLYIVPTPIGNLEDITLRALRILKEVDVIAAEDTRHTRHLLTHYGITTALTSYHEHNEREKAAALIERIQNGASVALVSDAGTPAIADPGFRLVCEAIRRGVQVIALPGACAMATVLSASGLPTDRFQFEGFLPAKKSERKTKLQALRDGAATLVFYEAPHRLLETLGDLQQILGERQIVVAREVSKLHEEFLRGTVGEVIGQLGDREIKGEITLVVHGSSGEAQVSEQQLRVEISKLSSAGTGVKEIAEMLGERYGLSKREVYRLALESKSLKKSE
- a CDS encoding acylphosphatase, whose product is MQLKIHGRVQGVYYRASALQEAEKLGLTGWVMNCADGTVEAVAEGAKHKLEELIAWCRQGPDGARVTDVEVRWESARNDFHGFTIRRS